One region of Maledivibacter sp. genomic DNA includes:
- a CDS encoding ABC transporter permease, translated as MEDKKKRINITDDSFTIIVFFILFATVVIVFSSLSKDFLSVRNILNILKHVSVIAIAALGLTFVVTVGHSDISFYMTACFSSMLMSWLIAKGWNPILCIIMGLLGGAFFGTISGIAVGKYKLPDIIVTIAIGSIAFGSGYLFSDGAFIYKNFLSSGIGQLNEARILGIPLPIVIMLALYVIAHIVMEHSKFGRYFYATGSNKVAAFFSGVNINKVIIVAFIICSVLASMSTMITTAAQGNGNVKSGLNLLMPCFSAVYIGLSVFKKTSVIGTFLGAVFTSMMLNGFTLLSVPFYYGDLVIGIVLIVAILSSKIEVSKLLDSKKKTSRREEKKVTA; from the coding sequence ATGGAGGATAAAAAAAAGAGAATTAATATAACCGATGATTCTTTTACCATCATAGTATTTTTTATATTATTTGCAACAGTTGTAATTGTGTTTTCGTCGCTCAGCAAGGATTTCCTAAGTGTAAGGAATATATTAAACATATTAAAGCATGTGTCTGTTATAGCAATTGCCGCTTTAGGATTAACCTTTGTAGTAACTGTAGGTCACAGTGATATATCCTTTTATATGACAGCCTGTTTTTCTTCAATGTTAATGTCTTGGCTTATAGCCAAGGGGTGGAATCCAATCCTTTGCATAATAATGGGACTTCTTGGAGGAGCTTTCTTTGGAACGATATCGGGGATAGCAGTTGGAAAATATAAGCTTCCAGATATTATTGTAACCATAGCCATTGGTTCCATAGCATTTGGATCGGGGTATTTATTTAGTGATGGGGCATTTATCTATAAGAATTTTTTAAGTTCTGGTATAGGACAGTTAAATGAAGCTAGGATTCTAGGAATTCCATTACCTATTGTAATTATGTTGGCTCTTTATGTTATAGCCCACATAGTAATGGAGCATTCAAAATTCGGCAGATATTTCTATGCGACGGGTTCAAATAAAGTAGCCGCATTCTTTTCAGGTGTAAATATAAATAAAGTCATCATTGTGGCATTTATTATTTGTTCAGTGCTTGCTTCAATGTCTACAATGATAACCACTGCCGCCCAGGGTAATGGGAACGTAAAATCCGGTTTGAACTTGCTTATGCCTTGCTTCTCAGCGGTATATATTGGTCTATCTGTTTTCAAAAAGACCAGTGTCATAGGAACCTTTTTAGGAGCGGTATTTACATCGATGATGCTCAATGGTTTTACTCTTTTAAGTGTACCATTTTACTATGGAGATTTAGTTATAGGGATTGTATTAATAGTAGCCATATTATCTTCTAAGATAGAGGTATCAAAGCTACTAGACTCAAAGAAGAAAACAAGTAGAAGAGAAGAAAAGAAGGTGACTGCATAA